Part of the Alphaproteobacteria bacterium genome is shown below.
ACGAGCTGCTTCCCGCGCTCGGCCATCACGGCCCGGCGTTCGACGTCGGCAAGGTCTCGGCGGGCGCTATCCGGGATTTCCGAGTCGCGCCGAACGTCCGGCTCGGCTTCGGCGCGCTCTACGCCGTCAACTTCGTCCCGGGGCCGCTCGAGGCCGCTTACCGGGGCAACCCCGATGGCGCGATGGCGTTCATTCGGCTGAGGATCGACTAGCTGTATCGACATTCAGCTTTCTGATCCCCTCCCCCTGAGGGGGAGGGTAGGGTGGGGGTTTACGGCGTTCGTGGTTATCCTCCGACGCCGTAACCCTCACCCCAACCCTCTCCCCATGGGAGAGGGAGTTTCAGTACCCTGCTGAATGTTGGTACAGCCTAGATCAGATGCCCCGGAGACCGACATGGACGCGCCTTACATTCGCCTCGGGGTAATTCTCGCGCTGGCGGGCCTCGTCACGTTCGCCGTGCTGCGCGCGACCATCGGGGCGGCGGCGGGCGTCGATACCGCGCTCCTCTGCCTCACCGCGATGCTGGTCGCGCCGCTCGGCGTGCTGCTGCTTCTGATCCTGCCGCACCTCTACCGCAACATGCGCGCCAACCTGGTCCTCTACGCCGCCTTCACCTGCCTCTTCCTCGGCGCCTGGACAGCCGGGCGCAGCGACGCGCTTGCGCAGAGTCAGGCTGGTCTGCGCGCCGCCGCCGGTCAGCTGGCCCGTTCCTGAGCGCGCCGGCGACGACGAAGCCAGGCGGTGAAGCCGAGCCGGCTCGGGAGCAGGACGATGCCGGCGATCGACATGGCGAGGGCCAGAGCGGTGGCGACGAACAGAAGCGGCGTGTTGAAATCCTCGTGGCCGCGCCAGTCCATAATGTGCAGTCCCCACAGGAAATCGTAGACCCGCCACAAGGTTGAGCGCCGCGCCGTGACCATTCCGGTATCCGCGGCGACGTAGAGCGCCCGGCCGTCCTCGGGGAACCGGACCCTCCAGGCGGGAAGCGCGCCGCGATATTCGGAATCGTTGGCGGTGATCCGATCGACCCGAACCGCTCGGCCTCCGCCGGCATGATCGGCCTCGGCGATTCGCGTGGCCAGAATCATCGGGATGGGCGAGAGCCTGCGGCCGCTGGCGAGGTCGTAAAGCCGAGGCCGCCCCTCGCGCCCGGAAAGAAGCGCGACGGGCCGGCCGAAAAGATTGCGCAATTCCACCTTCTCCGCCCTCGGCTCGCCGCCGAGGCGCGCGAGGCCGGCCGCCGCGGCTTGGAGATCGAGGGGGGCGGCCGGCTGGACGGCGATCATATGCTCGCTGCGCACCCGCTCGATCGGAAAGGCGGCGAAGAACAGGCCGCTGGCGAACCAGAACAGGATCTGCACCGCCATCAGCAACGCCAGCCATTTGTGAACCTTCGCCCAGAGACCCGCCCCCGCCATTTGCCTGCCCTTCCCCCGCCGCTATGGTGCGGCCATGACGCTCACGCTCTACGATTACTACCGTTCCTCGGCCAGCTACCGGGTTCGGATCGCGCTCAATCTGAAGGGTCTCGAATACGAGCGTGTGCCGGTCAACCTGCTGGAGGGCGAGCAGAAGGACGAAGCCTATCGCGCGCGCAATCCGCAGGGCTTCGTGCCGATGCTTGAGGCGGATGGCGAGCGGCTCACTCAGAGCCTGGCGATCATCGCCTGGCTCGACGCGCGATTTCCGGACCCGCCGCTGCGGTCGGGCGATCCCCACGTCCTGGCGCTGGCGCTGGCGATCGCCGCCGACATCCACCCGCTCAACAACCTGCGCGTGCTGAAGCACCTCGCCGGGCTGGGCGTCGACCAGCCGGCGCGCGACGATTGGTATCGGCACTGGGTCAGCGAAGGCTTTGCCGCGCTTGAGGCGCTGGCGGCGGCGCGCGCAGGGCGCTTCCTGGCCGGAGACGCCGTCACTCTGGCCGACGCCTGCCTGGTGCCGCAGATGTTCAACGCCCGGCGCTTCGACGTGCCGCTCGACGCTTTTCCGACGCTGGTCGCCGCCGACGCGGCGGCCTGCGCGCTCGAACCCTTCGCCGCCGCTCACCCCGACAGGGTGGCGCCCTAGAAGGGAATCGGGCCCAGCAGCTCGACCTTGGCCGACTGGCCGGCGGCGGCGGGCGCCGCAAACTGGAAGGCATAGCCTTCGCTTTGCTTCTGCGCGAACAGCTTGCCGAGGTCGTCCTTGTCGGGGTCCCAGGCTCTCCGCGGGGCCTTGCCCTTGTCGATCTCGCTTTGCCGGTCCTTGTCCCATTCGCCCTTGCGCCGGGCATCGATGTCGGCGACCGGATAGGTCAGGTGGATCACATATTGCGCCGCCTTGCCGCGCTGATCGATCAGCATTTCCAGCGTCGGCCGGTCGGGATTGCCGAAGGTGCCGTCCGCGGACGCGACATAATGGTCGGCGGTGATCGTGGTGAAGAAGGACGGATCGACGTTCCGGTCCGATCCGTGATGCGGCATCTTGAGGATGTCGACATGGAGCTTGCCGGCGGCGTCGAGCAGCCCCTCCCCCTTCAGCCCCTCGATCAGGTAATCGCCGCGCGCGTCGCCGGTGAGCAGGACGGTCTTGCCCTTGTAGGTCGCGACCGCGGCGATGCTCGACAGGTTCGGCACTGAGCCGTCGGTGTAAGCGGCGAGCGCGTCTTCGGGCTTGAGCTGCTTGGCGAACATCTCCTGCAGCTTGTCGAGCTGCTTGGCGAGCGGAGAGGCGACGCGCAGGCTCAGCTCCGGGCCGAGCTGGAAGGGCACGGCCGGCCCCTTGCCGGGGCGCACCAGCTTGCCGTCGAAGCCCTTGTTGATCGGAATGGCGAGCGCCTCCAGATCCTTGCGCAGGATGCTGCCGTTGTTGACGCTGGCCAGCACCTTCAGGCCGGCGCGCGCCTCGTCCTTGTTGGGATTGGTGATCTCAGGGCTGTCGAGATCCACGTCGGTGAGCGTAGTGGCGCCGGCCGAGGCCGTAACCGAGGCGGTCACCGCGCCGATATTGGTGGCGTTGGAGATGCGCTCGAAGCTGTTGAACCAAGCCGTGCGCACCGGATAGGGCCATTGCTGGCCGGCGGTCTTGGCCGCGCGCCAGGCCTTGGTGAAATCGGTGATTCCGAGCACATGGTCGTCGTCGATGTGGCTGACCATCAGCATGTCGATGTGGAAGGCCGCCCCCCGCTTGGCCTGCAGCGCCTTCAGCCGCGGCTCCAGAAAGGGCTTCCAGACCTGCGACGGCCCGCCGTCGATCAGCACCAGGCCGGGATCGGCGGCGGTGCCGTAATGGAGCAGCAGGCAATCGCCGTAGCGCGCCGGCAGCGCCTCGAGCGTGAAGAAATCCGTCGCCATCTTCCCCTCCTTCAGAACGATTGCAGCGCCCGCAGGATGTCGAGCAGGCCATGGCCCTGGAACGCGCGCTCGCGGCCGAGATCGGTCGCGTTTTCGCACAATATGCGCTTGATCCGCCGGGGGTTGCGGTTGAGCTCGGGATAGCGCGCCATCAGCATCGCGGCGGCGGCGCTGACATGCGGCGCGGCCTGGCTGGTGCCGTCGAGCGTCCCGGTCTCGTTGTTCGGCAACAGGCTCTCGATCCGCTCGCCCGGCGCCACCAGGTCCGGCTTCATCCGCCCGTCCCCGGTCGGGCCGCGGCTGGAGAAATAGGAGATGCCGTAGGCGTGCGGATCCCGCCGGTGGGTTGCGCCGACGGTGATCACCGCGTCGGCATTGCCGGGGTCGGTGATGCTGAGCGTGGCGTAGCCGGGGAAGAGGCCACGTTCGGTCTGGTATTTGTGATAGCCATTGTTGCCGGCGGCGGCGACGACGGTGACTCCGGCGCCCACCAGCCGTTCGCATTCGTCGCAGACCGGCGTTCGCCCGCAGGCGAAGCTTTCCACGACGTGCGGGATCGAAAGGCTGAGATTGACTCCGTGGACGACGATATACTGGTTGTGGCTGTTGAGGTAGCGGACCAGCTGAAGCGCGCCGATCACCGCGAACTCGGTGTCCTCGATCGTGTCCGAAATGATCCGCAGGTCCATGATCCGGATGTCCGGGCACATGCCCTGGAGCACGACCTTTTCGGGGTCGCCCTCCTCGCGCAGGTCGGCGCCGATGATGCCGGCGACATGGGTGCCGTGGCCGTCGGTCGGCGTCGACGGATTTTCGACCGCGATCAGGCGCTCGATCGACGACCAATCGAGCGTCTCCGTGTCGCTGATGCTCTGGTAGACGTTGCGAAGATATTTGCGGGCCTCTTCGATCCCGAGCCCGGCGCGCTGCGCCGCCGTTTCCAGCACGGGATTGTCGTTTTCGTCATAGGCCGCGTCGAGCAGGTCGCGCAGGATGGACAGGTCGTAGGTCTTGATCACCCGGCTTTTGGATTCCGGGTCTCGGGGATCGCGCAAAAAGCCGCGATGATCCTTGTCCACCCCGGAATCGATGACCGCCCAGGTGATCGTCTCGCACTTGACGTCGAACAACCGGTAGGCGGCGTCCGCCTTGACCGTCGAGCGCGCATGTTCGTCGGCGAGGCGGATCGCCCGGTTGCTGGCGATCCGCCAGATTCTCGGCTCCTCCTGCCCCGGCTTCGCTTCCGCGGGCCTGGCCATTGCGGGCAGCATGCCGAGCAGCTCGTCGATGCAGGCGACGATCTCGGCATGATATTCGGCGAGCTTGCGCGCCTGGGTGATATTCCGCAGCCCCCTGTCCCGGGCGATTCTGATGATCGCCGTCAGAGTGATGATTCGGGCGATGTCGAGCAGCGGGCCGGACAGCGACTTGTCCTTGCGGGCCTTGGCCTTGTCCTCCGGCTCCCCAAGCACCTCCCTCAGCCCCTCCGGGGTCAGGGCGGATTGGAAAGCCTGACGGAAGGCGGTTTCGGCGAAGCCCGACGCCGTCTTCTCCGCATTTTCGGTGAAGACCTTCCACGCGGTCTGCGCCCATTGGGTCCGCGGCAGCAGATAATGAATCACCTCGTCGAACGTCAGCTGCGCGGCGAGGAAGGTCTGAAGCGGGGCGAACCTGGCGCTCCGGCGCAACGCCGGCTTGTCGGCGCCCTCGGCCGCGAGCAGGTTGCGAAGCAGGGCCACCGCCGAGGTGGATTCGAGCGGGGTGATCAGTAGATCCTGCCGCTCGCCCGGCCGCGCCGCATAACGCTGCCATACGTCGGGCAGGATCGGCGTGTCCTGGGTGAAGCGCTGGCGGTCGCCATTACCGTAAAGGATCCGATTGACGACGTCGGAGCTGATCGCGAATTCTTCGTCCAAATCCTGTCCCCCCCGGTCGAGTCCTTGCCTGTTTTTAGCACGCTTTGCGGCGATTCGATGCGCGACTTTGCGATCCTGTCGAAAACCGATCCTTTTGCAGCCGCCCTCCGGAGCATGGCGGAGCGCGCCGCGCCGGGTTATAGCGAGCGCGAACCAGGGAGCGACTGATGGGACGCGTCGACGCAATCGCCCAAAGCATGGCCGGGGCCCATGTTCTTTCCACGGTGGAGATCCCGCCGATGCAGGACCGGGTCGGCGCGGAAGAGTGGAAGGTCCGAGTCGAGCTCGCCGCCGCCTACCGGCTGGTCGCCTATTACGGCTGGGACGACCTGATCTTCACCCACCTTTCGGCGCGCGTGCCGGGGCCCGAGCATCACTTCCTGCTCAACCCCTACAATCTGATGTTCGAGGAGGTCACGGCCTCGTCCCTGGTCAAGGTCGACATGAGCGGCAATCCGGTCGAGCCGACTCCGTTCATCACCAACGCGGCGGGCTTCACCATCCACAGCGCGCTGCACATGGCGCGCGAGGACGCCCATGCGGTGATCCACCTCCACACGCCCAACGGCCAGGCGGTCTCCGCCCATGGCGACGGGCTGATGCCGCTGACCCAGACGGCGATGCTGATCCGGGGCGATATCGCCTATCACGACTATGAAGGCGTGGCGGTCGATCTCGACGAGCGCGAGCGGCTGATCGCCGATATCGGCGACAAGAATGCGATGATCCTCAGGAACCACGGAACGCTGGCCGTGGGCGAGAATGTCGGCGAGGCCTTCATCCGCATCTACTTCCTCGAGCGCGCCTGCGAGGCGCAGATCAAGGCGCTGTCGGCCGGCCACGAGAACGTCTCCAATCCGCCGCAGGGGACTCCGGAGCTGAGCGCTGAAATGGGCAAGGTCGGGCTCAAGATGAGCGCCAATATGCTCGCCTGGCCGGCGCTGCTGAGGAAGGCCTACAGGCTCGATCCGAGCTTCGCGACCTAGCCGATCCAGTCCTTCTCGAGCCGGCGCGCGGCGACGAAGTAGATCGCCGCGCTGAGCAGGTAGAAGCCGAGCCCGAACAGGATCGAGTAACGCAGCGAGTCCTCGCCATAGGCGGCCCCGAGCCGGGTCGACATCCAGCCGAGGAACTTGATGCCGAAGGCGATGCCGATCAGATTGTTGACGAACAGGAAGCTCGCCGAGGCGGTCGCGCGCATGGCCGGGGCGACGATATGCTGGATCGCCGAGATGACGGGGCCAAGCCACGCCAGAGCGAGCATTTGGCCGATGGTGAAGAGCAGCCAGGCGACATAGAGGTTGGGGGCGAAGGCGCCCGCGGCGAAGGTCGGGGCGGTGATCACGAAGCAGATGGCCGGGATCAGCGCATAGCGCCCCGGACGGCTCGGGCCGACCCGGTCTCCGATCCAGCCGCCGAGCCAGGTGCCCGCGACGCCGCCGACCAGCACGATCGAGCCGTAATACCAGCCGACGTCTGCCTGCGAGAGGCCGAAGCTGCGGTGGAAGAAGCTCGGCAACCAGAAGATCAGCCCGTAGCCGAGGATCGAGCCGAAGGCGGCGCCGAAGGAGAGCAGCCAGAAGCTGGGATTGAAGAGAAGGACGCGCGCCACCGCGGATGCCGGCGGGGCCTCCGAGGACGACGCATCGGCCGGCGCCGGATCGAAGCGGCCGCGGGCCGGCTCTGGGACCAGCAGCTTGATCAGCAAAGCGGCCGGAAGGCCGGCGAGGCCGACGATCAGGAAGGCCATTCGCCAGGAAAGGTGGGACGAGAGCCACCCGCCGAAGAACACGCCCAAAGCCGATCCGATCGGGATCCCGAGCGAATAGAAAGCGAGCGCCCGGGCGCGCTTTTCCTTCGGATAATAATCGGCGACGAGCGAATAAGCGGGGGCGATTCCCCCGGCCTCGCCGACCGCGACGCCCATTCGGGCGACGACGAGTTGGCCGTAGGTCTGGACGAGGCCGCAGGCGGCGGTGAACAGGCTCCAGACCGCGACCGCGGCGGCGATGATGTTGACCCGGCTCTTGCGATCGGCGAGCCAGGCGATCGGCAGAGCGATCGCCGCGTAGAAGATTCCGAAGGCAATTCCGAGGTTGCCGAGCGCGCTGTCGCTGAGCCCAAACTCCGCCTTGATCGGTACCGCCAGGACTCCGATGATCTGGCGGTCGATGAAGTTGAAGATGTAGGC
Proteins encoded:
- a CDS encoding MBL fold metallo-hydrolase, whose protein sequence is MATDFFTLEALPARYGDCLLLHYGTAADPGLVLIDGGPSQVWKPFLEPRLKALQAKRGAAFHIDMLMVSHIDDDHVLGITDFTKAWRAAKTAGQQWPYPVRTAWFNSFERISNATNIGAVTASVTASAGATTLTDVDLDSPEITNPNKDEARAGLKVLASVNNGSILRKDLEALAIPINKGFDGKLVRPGKGPAVPFQLGPELSLRVASPLAKQLDKLQEMFAKQLKPEDALAAYTDGSVPNLSSIAAVATYKGKTVLLTGDARGDYLIEGLKGEGLLDAAGKLHVDILKMPHHGSDRNVDPSFFTTITADHYVASADGTFGNPDRPTLEMLIDQRGKAAQYVIHLTYPVADIDARRKGEWDKDRQSEIDKGKAPRRAWDPDKDDLGKLFAQKQSEGYAFQFAAPAAAGQSAKVELLGPIPF
- a CDS encoding class II aldolase/adducin family protein encodes the protein MQDRVGAEEWKVRVELAAAYRLVAYYGWDDLIFTHLSARVPGPEHHFLLNPYNLMFEEVTASSLVKVDMSGNPVEPTPFITNAAGFTIHSALHMAREDAHAVIHLHTPNGQAVSAHGDGLMPLTQTAMLIRGDIAYHDYEGVAVDLDERERLIADIGDKNAMILRNHGTLAVGENVGEAFIRIYFLERACEAQIKALSAGHENVSNPPQGTPELSAEMGKVGLKMSANMLAWPALLRKAYRLDPSFAT
- a CDS encoding MFS transporter yields the protein MQVGSRIEGAAVSGRVLLILLLAYIFNFIDRQIIGVLAVPIKAEFGLSDSALGNLGIAFGIFYAAIALPIAWLADRKSRVNIIAAAVAVWSLFTAACGLVQTYGQLVVARMGVAVGEAGGIAPAYSLVADYYPKEKRARALAFYSLGIPIGSALGVFFGGWLSSHLSWRMAFLIVGLAGLPAALLIKLLVPEPARGRFDPAPADASSSEAPPASAVARVLLFNPSFWLLSFGAAFGSILGYGLIFWLPSFFHRSFGLSQADVGWYYGSIVLVGGVAGTWLGGWIGDRVGPSRPGRYALIPAICFVITAPTFAAGAFAPNLYVAWLLFTIGQMLALAWLGPVISAIQHIVAPAMRATASASFLFVNNLIGIAFGIKFLGWMSTRLGAAYGEDSLRYSILFGLGFYLLSAAIYFVAARRLEKDWIG
- the maiA gene encoding maleylacetoacetate isomerase; the protein is MTLTLYDYYRSSASYRVRIALNLKGLEYERVPVNLLEGEQKDEAYRARNPQGFVPMLEADGERLTQSLAIIAWLDARFPDPPLRSGDPHVLALALAIAADIHPLNNLRVLKHLAGLGVDQPARDDWYRHWVSEGFAALEALAAARAGRFLAGDAVTLADACLVPQMFNARRFDVPLDAFPTLVAADAAACALEPFAAAHPDRVAP